The genomic region GCTCCGGAGACTGCGTCCGGGTCAGCCCAGCCGGACGGTGAGCCGGAGGTGGGCGCCCTCGTCGTCACCGGAGATGTCGACGTGGTCGCACAGCTGGCGCGCCAGCCACAGGCCCATGCCGCCACGGGACAGGTCGTCGCCGTGCGCCGGGCCGTAGCCGGCGAAAGGGTCGTCGAACCCTGGGCCCCGGTCGTCGATCGAGCACACGACCCGGTCCTCGCCGATCCAGAGCCGGAGGCTGACCGGTGGCCTGCCGTGGCGCACGGCGTTGGAGGTCATCTCGTCGACGGCGAGCAGGTAGTCCTCGACCGTGTCGCGGGAAGCCCGGACGGTGGACAGCTCGGCGGCCACGGCGCGGCGCAGGCCGACGAAATCGGTGACGTCGCGTGCCCAGAGTTGCGGGGGCGTGCTCTCCAGCGGTTCCGCCGGGACGGGCAGCGAGCGGAGGTAGTCGGCCGGGGCGACGAAATCGGGGTTGCGGGCACGCCCGTCGGCGGACGCCAGGTAGGAGTGCGTCTGCACCGCCGACTCGAGAACCTGCTCGGGCAGTCGCCGGCGGTCGAACACGCAGAGCCCTCGCAGCGGCCAGTCGGCCAGCGCCTCGTTGATGACCGACTCGTAGCGCTGCCACTCCAGCCAGTCCCGTTCGGTCTCGCCGAAGTTCACCTGGCCGACGACCCGCACTCCCGGGACGCCCTCGGCGGTGCGCTGCTCGGCGAGGCGCCGGAAGGTGGTGATCGCGGTGGGGGTGCGGGCCCGGTAGACGTCACCTCGTTCCACGACGTGGACGAGGGAGTCCCCGCCGACGGCGTCCCGCAGCACGGATGCCGTCTCGGGACTCGTCGCGATGACCACCGCCTCGCCGGCAGCCAGCCCCTCACGCATGTACGGGAGGGCCACGTCGACCAGCTGAGCGGTGGAGTCGAAGAGCAGCGCGTCGTGCGGGTAGCCGTCGGCGGGCGGGTGCGCCCGTCCGCCCGCTGACAACGCAGTCACTGATCCACCCTGGAGACGTCCGTGGTGCCACCCGACGCCGGGGGCTTCGCACCCCACGGTAGGTCACGTGCGGGCCGGGGGCGGGATGGATGCCGAGCGAGGTCGCCCAGTTCCGTGCGGCGAACGCGGAGGTCACTAGAGCAGGACGGACTGGTGAGGTCGTCCTGGCGGGAGTGCGCGGGTGACCCGGGGCGCACGTCCTTCGCCGTGACCCGGGCCGGCCGGGCCCACCTCGCTGAGCGGACGACCGCCTGCAACGCCGTCACCGAGCAGGCTGCTGACCTGCTCGGCGAACGTCAGGAGCACGCGATGACCGCTGACACCGCGACCTATCGACGGGGCCTGGGGGCTCGCGCTGCGGATGCGGCACGTCGCAGGCGACCGGATCGTCACCGAGGTCCAGAGCCACGTCGCCGACACGGGAAAACGGTCGAGGCGTTCGGCCCGCCCAGGAGCTACGCGGCGCGCATCGCCCCGGCGTCCGGCGGCTCGCGGCCGGCGTTCTGGGCGCTGCCGCTGTCCGGAGCGGCGGTCGGGTGGCTGATCGCCACGAGCGCCTTCGACCTCGTGGAGGTCGATGCGTCCGGTCTGCCGGACGGTCTCCCGGCCTGGATCGCACCCCTCGTCGCCGTCCTGCTCCGGATCCCGCCGGCAGTGGCCCAGATGCGGCGCAGCAGCCGGATCCGGGACCCGCGCACGGGAAAGTGGCTGACGCCGTCCCCGCGGGGGGTGCCGGTGGTGATGGGCGGCTTCCTGATCGTCCTCGGTGCGGCCGTCTGGGTTATCACGTTGTTCGTGAACTGACGACCGGGCCGTCCGCGCCGGCGCATCCCCGACGTGCATGCGGGAGTGCCGGCAGCCATACGCGACGTGCGCGGCCAGGCGGAGCACTCGACTCGACATACGCGCGCCATCACGTTGACCGGGCCTCAGGATCGGTAGAGCAACCTACCGCGCAACGCCCGTGGACGTCCCGGCGTTCAGCGTGGCCTCAACGTTCAGA from Blastococcus colisei harbors:
- a CDS encoding sensor histidine kinase, whose product is MTALSAGGRAHPPADGYPHDALLFDSTAQLVDVALPYMREGLAAGEAVVIATSPETASVLRDAVGGDSLVHVVERGDVYRARTPTAITTFRRLAEQRTAEGVPGVRVVGQVNFGETERDWLEWQRYESVINEALADWPLRGLCVFDRRRLPEQVLESAVQTHSYLASADGRARNPDFVAPADYLRSLPVPAEPLESTPPQLWARDVTDFVGLRRAVAAELSTVRASRDTVEDYLLAVDEMTSNAVRHGRPPVSLRLWIGEDRVVCSIDDRGPGFDDPFAGYGPAHGDDLSRGGMGLWLARQLCDHVDISGDDEGAHLRLTVRLG